A genomic window from Candidatus Kouleothrix ribensis includes:
- the argJ gene encoding bifunctional glutamate N-acetyltransferase/amino-acid acetyltransferase ArgJ, producing the protein MISANIDTFTLAPGFRASATACGLKPSGNLDLALIAAEGPCSAAGVFTTNRVKAAPVLYDQALLARNAAGIRAVITNAGCANACTGPRGMDDARRTAELTAYGLRCHPDDVLVLSTGVIGRHLDMDKLAQGIATVTSSAAPQHGAPVAARAIMTTDTRPKVARTVVEIGGRPVTIAGMCKGAGMIHPNMATMLAIVTTDAAAEPALLQQALRQAASRSFNCVSVDGDMSTNDTLLLLASGSSGVKLTAADGAFVAALTDVCIDLSRQIARDGEGATRLIEIRVSGAADEAQAHMVGDSIARSPLFKCAVHGGDPNWGRVLCAAGYSGAAIDADRLSLSFGQPGRAQVQVVASGLPLDYAEHAAAARLRDDPVYVNLDLGLGAAEATVWTCDFSREYVEINAHYTT; encoded by the coding sequence CCCATGCAGCGCCGCCGGCGTATTCACCACCAACCGCGTCAAGGCCGCGCCGGTGCTCTATGATCAGGCGCTGCTGGCCCGTAATGCCGCCGGCATCCGCGCGGTGATCACGAACGCTGGCTGCGCCAATGCCTGTACCGGCCCGCGTGGCATGGACGATGCCCGCCGCACGGCCGAGCTGACCGCGTATGGCCTGCGCTGCCATCCCGACGACGTGCTGGTGCTCAGCACCGGCGTGATCGGCCGGCACCTCGATATGGACAAGCTGGCCCAGGGCATCGCTACCGTCACATCCAGCGCCGCCCCCCAACACGGCGCGCCCGTCGCCGCCCGCGCGATTATGACCACCGACACCCGCCCGAAGGTTGCTCGCACGGTGGTCGAGATCGGCGGCCGGCCGGTCACAATCGCCGGCATGTGCAAGGGCGCCGGCATGATCCACCCGAACATGGCGACCATGCTCGCGATCGTCACCACCGATGCGGCCGCCGAGCCGGCGCTGCTGCAGCAGGCGCTGCGCCAGGCCGCCAGCCGCAGCTTCAACTGCGTCAGCGTCGATGGCGACATGAGCACCAACGATACGCTGCTGCTGCTGGCCTCGGGCTCCTCGGGCGTGAAACTCACCGCCGCCGATGGCGCATTCGTCGCGGCGCTGACCGACGTATGTATCGATCTGTCCAGGCAGATCGCGCGCGACGGCGAGGGCGCCACCCGCCTGATCGAGATCCGCGTCAGCGGCGCGGCCGACGAAGCCCAGGCGCACATGGTTGGCGACAGTATCGCGCGCTCGCCGCTGTTCAAGTGCGCGGTACACGGCGGCGACCCCAACTGGGGCCGGGTGCTGTGCGCGGCCGGCTATAGCGGCGCCGCGATCGACGCCGACCGGCTCTCGCTCAGCTTCGGCCAGCCCGGCCGCGCGCAGGTACAGGTGGTCGCTAGCGGCCTGCCGCTGGATTATGCCGAGCACGCGGCGGCCGCGCGGCTGCGCGACGACCCGGTGTATGTCAATCTCGACCTGGGCCTGGGCGCGGCTGAGGCGACCGTCTGGACATGCGATTTCAGCCGGGAGTATGTCGAGATCAACGCGCACTATACAACGTGA
- the argH gene encoding argininosuccinate lyase — translation MWGGRFSGSIDERMARFNHSYPFDWRMWAEDISGSMAWARQLHAAGIIAADELAALLAGLEAVRAEFAAGQFAALASDEDIHSAVERRLGELAGAVAGKLHTGRSRNDQVATDVRLWVLGALGRADAAVRELQAALLAQAEAAGAALMPGYTHLQRAQPILLAHWLLAHFWPLQRDRERLADCAKRVAVLPLGAGAIAGTPLRIDRAALAADLGFQAISPNSVDAVSDRDFAAEFLFAAALIGLHLSRLAEDMIIYSTSEFGFVVLDDAYSTGSSLMPQKKNPDSFELLRGKSGRLIGDLVGLLTVLKGLPAAYDKDLQEDKQPLFDSADTLELALPVAAGAIATARFNTERMRAALDDAMLATDLADYLVERGVAFRAAHQAVGMLVRAAEQRGLALSQLPFDIFRAASPAFGEDVLDIFDPARSAAARAVPGATAPAAVRAQIEQAHACLGQATHA, via the coding sequence ATGTGGGGCGGCCGCTTCTCAGGCAGCATTGACGAGCGCATGGCGCGCTTCAATCACTCATACCCGTTCGACTGGCGCATGTGGGCCGAAGACATCAGCGGCAGCATGGCCTGGGCGCGCCAGCTGCACGCGGCCGGCATTATCGCCGCCGACGAGCTGGCCGCGCTGCTGGCCGGGCTCGAAGCCGTGCGCGCCGAGTTTGCGGCCGGCCAGTTCGCGGCGCTGGCCTCCGACGAAGACATCCACAGCGCGGTCGAGCGGCGCCTGGGCGAGCTGGCCGGCGCGGTGGCCGGCAAGCTGCACACCGGCCGCAGCCGCAACGACCAGGTAGCCACCGATGTGCGCCTGTGGGTGCTGGGCGCGCTCGGGCGGGCCGATGCCGCCGTGCGCGAGCTGCAGGCCGCGCTGCTGGCCCAGGCCGAGGCCGCCGGCGCGGCGCTGATGCCTGGCTATACCCACCTCCAGCGCGCCCAGCCCATCCTGCTGGCCCACTGGCTGCTGGCGCACTTCTGGCCGCTTCAGCGCGACCGCGAGCGCCTGGCCGATTGCGCAAAGCGCGTGGCCGTGCTGCCACTCGGCGCGGGCGCAATTGCCGGCACACCGCTGCGCATCGACCGTGCGGCACTGGCGGCCGACCTGGGGTTCCAGGCGATCAGCCCCAACAGCGTCGATGCCGTCAGCGACCGCGATTTCGCCGCCGAGTTTCTGTTCGCCGCCGCGCTGATCGGGCTGCACCTCAGCCGCCTGGCCGAAGATATGATCATCTACAGTACTAGCGAGTTTGGCTTTGTAGTGCTCGACGACGCCTATTCAACCGGCTCGAGCCTGATGCCGCAGAAGAAAAACCCCGACTCGTTCGAGCTGCTGCGTGGCAAGTCTGGCCGCCTGATCGGCGATCTCGTCGGGCTGCTGACGGTGCTGAAGGGCCTGCCGGCGGCCTACGACAAAGACCTGCAGGAAGACAAGCAGCCACTATTCGATTCTGCCGACACACTCGAGCTGGCGCTGCCGGTGGCCGCCGGCGCGATTGCCACGGCGCGCTTCAACACCGAGCGCATGCGCGCCGCGCTCGACGACGCGATGCTCGCCACCGACCTGGCCGACTACCTGGTCGAGCGCGGCGTGGCGTTCCGCGCGGCGCATCAGGCCGTGGGCATGCTCGTGCGCGCGGCCGAGCAGCGCGGCCTGGCCCTCTCGCAGCTGCCATTCGACATATTCCGCGCGGCCAGCCCGGCCTTCGGCGAGGATGTGCTCGATATATTCGACCCGGCGCGCTCGGCCGCAGCGCGGGCGGTGCCTGGCGCCACCGCACCGGCGGCGGTGCGTGCGCAGATCGAACAGGCGCACGCGTGCCTTGGGCAGGCCACTCATGCATAG
- a CDS encoding MFS transporter — protein MHSPAALPRQRSRIILAVACLCFFAIGTAMAAIGPALPELAAHAGSKIEAVGTLFSAVFLGALLAQLAAGQLSDRVDLRLLLLAGMTLFGLGTLGYATSRMLPLTLACALLAGLGQGTLIVGINIALVRAFAERSTTALNLANVFFGAGNVAGPALAVLSLRAWGGAAPVLGLGAALILIPIGLSTLIPRFAPPTRVARPAGAVPIYRAPLLWGLGMLLLVYVGTEISLSGWTTTYLQRTTALDARAGALVTAGFWLALTVGRVIGVLLSARIAPNQLLQLCLSGALIGGLLLALGIGSAPITIAAVLLIGLCFGPIFPTVIAISAHSFGEAQGRAVSIVSSLGSLGGILLPWLQGLLLARSGPIASTLLVIAGMLAMLALHAGRSLARRAAHKAT, from the coding sequence ATGCATAGCCCGGCGGCGCTTCCGCGCCAACGATCACGGATCATCCTGGCAGTGGCTTGCCTGTGCTTCTTCGCGATCGGCACGGCCATGGCGGCAATCGGGCCGGCGCTGCCCGAGCTGGCCGCGCATGCCGGCAGCAAGATCGAAGCGGTCGGCACGCTGTTCAGCGCCGTGTTTCTTGGCGCGCTGCTGGCTCAGCTGGCGGCCGGCCAGCTCAGCGACCGCGTCGACCTGCGCCTGCTGCTGCTGGCCGGTATGACGCTGTTCGGGCTGGGCACGCTGGGCTATGCCACCAGCCGAATGCTGCCGCTGACACTCGCCTGCGCGCTGCTGGCCGGGCTGGGCCAGGGCACACTGATCGTCGGCATAAATATCGCGCTGGTGCGGGCGTTTGCCGAGCGTAGCACCACCGCGCTCAACCTGGCCAACGTATTCTTTGGGGCCGGCAACGTGGCCGGGCCTGCGCTGGCGGTGCTGTCGCTACGCGCATGGGGCGGTGCCGCGCCGGTGCTCGGGCTTGGCGCTGCGCTGATCCTCATTCCGATCGGGCTGTCCACGCTGATACCCAGGTTCGCACCACCTACTCGCGTGGCGCGCCCGGCCGGTGCGGTGCCGATCTACCGCGCGCCGCTGCTATGGGGGCTGGGCATGCTGCTGCTGGTGTATGTCGGCACCGAGATCAGCCTCTCGGGCTGGACTACCACCTACCTGCAGCGCACCACCGCGCTCGACGCGCGCGCTGGCGCACTCGTGACCGCCGGCTTCTGGCTGGCGCTCACGGTTGGGCGTGTAATCGGTGTGCTGTTGAGCGCGCGGATTGCGCCAAACCAGCTGCTGCAGCTGTGCCTGAGCGGCGCGCTGATCGGCGGCCTGCTGTTGGCCCTGGGCATCGGCAGCGCACCGATCACGATCGCCGCCGTGCTGCTGATCGGCCTGTGCTTCGGCCCAATCTTCCCGACAGTGATTGCGATCAGCGCGCACAGTTTCGGCGAGGCCCAGGGCCGCGCGGTAAGTATCGTCTCGTCGCTCGGTAGCCTCGGCGGCATCCTGCTGCCCTGGCTGCAGGGCCTGCTGCTGGCGCGCAGCGGGCCAATCGCCAGCACGCTGCTGGTGATCGCCGGCATGCTGGCCATGCTCGCGCTGCACGCTGGCCGTAGCCTGGCGCGCCGCGCCGCGCACAAGGCAACCTAG
- the argF gene encoding ornithine carbamoyltransferase produces the protein MIKHYLSAADLSREQAEQLLQRAQDLKAEWQAGGHAAMPLRGKTLALVFEKPSLRTRVAFEAGMTQLGGHGSYLSANDIDMGGRESVPDVARNLSRWVQVIAARVFRHATVAELARHSRVPVINALCDREHPCQALADLLTLKERFGRLQGLRLAYVGDGNNVCHSLLLLGATLGVNVGVACPPDYRPDPEIVAQAERSAAESDATITISSSPAEVAAAADAVYTDVWASMGQEHEAARRRPVFQPYQLNAALMAQAGPGALVMHCLPAHRGEEITAEVLDGPNAVVFDQAENRLHVQKALILTLLGL, from the coding sequence ATGATCAAGCACTATCTCTCGGCCGCCGACCTCTCGCGCGAGCAGGCCGAGCAACTGCTTCAGCGCGCGCAGGATCTCAAAGCCGAGTGGCAGGCCGGCGGCCACGCCGCTATGCCGCTGCGCGGCAAGACGCTCGCGCTGGTGTTCGAGAAGCCCTCGCTGCGCACGCGTGTCGCGTTCGAGGCCGGCATGACCCAGCTTGGCGGCCACGGCAGCTACCTCTCGGCCAACGACATCGACATGGGCGGCCGCGAGAGCGTGCCCGACGTGGCGCGCAACCTCAGCCGCTGGGTTCAGGTGATCGCCGCGCGCGTGTTTCGCCACGCCACCGTGGCCGAGCTGGCGCGCCACTCGCGCGTGCCGGTGATCAACGCATTGTGCGACCGCGAGCACCCCTGCCAGGCCCTGGCCGACCTGCTGACGCTCAAGGAGCGCTTTGGGCGCCTGCAGGGCCTGCGGCTGGCTTATGTCGGCGATGGCAACAATGTGTGCCATTCGCTGCTGCTGCTCGGCGCCACGCTGGGCGTGAATGTCGGCGTGGCCTGCCCGCCCGACTACCGGCCCGACCCTGAGATTGTGGCGCAGGCCGAGCGTAGCGCCGCCGAGAGCGATGCCACGATCACGATCAGCTCGTCGCCGGCCGAGGTAGCCGCCGCCGCCGATGCGGTGTATACCGATGTGTGGGCTTCGATGGGCCAGGAGCACGAGGCCGCGCGGCGGCGCCCGGTGTTTCAGCCCTACCAGCTCAACGCTGCGCTGATGGCCCAGGCCGGCCCCGGCGCGCTGGTGATGCACTGCCTGCCGGCCCATCGTGGCGAAGAGATCACCGCCGAGGTGCTCGATGGGCCTAACGCGGTGGTGTTCGACCAGGCCGAGAATCGCTTGCATGTGCAGAAGGCGCTGATCTTGACCTTGCTGGGGCTATAG
- a CDS encoding zinc-binding dehydrogenase — translation MNALVFYEHGGLDKLHYAAVPEPVAGPGEALVAVRAVALNHLDLWVRGGLPGLHLAMPHIGGSDVAGVVAAVGDEVDEAWVGRRVVINPALGCGRCEDCLAGQQCLCAGFRVFGEHVPGGLAEYAVAPATNLYAIPGDFPFVEAAAVPLAYQTAWRALIGQARLRAGERVLILGAGGGVASAAIQIAHLAGAYVYAATSTEQKQQRALELGADETINYRQADVSQEIWRRTGKRGVDVVLENVGPATWSGSLRALRKGGRLVTFGATTGRFAETDLNLLFWKQASLIGSTMATYAEFEAVMQLVFSRRLRPVIDRVLPLSAGAEAQRILAAGEQFGKIVLEP, via the coding sequence ATGAACGCACTGGTATTCTACGAGCATGGCGGGCTCGACAAGCTCCACTACGCTGCGGTGCCCGAGCCGGTGGCCGGCCCCGGCGAGGCGCTGGTCGCAGTGCGCGCGGTCGCGCTCAATCATCTCGACCTGTGGGTGCGTGGCGGGCTGCCGGGGCTGCACCTGGCCATGCCGCATATCGGCGGCTCAGATGTGGCCGGCGTGGTCGCCGCCGTGGGTGATGAGGTCGATGAGGCCTGGGTGGGCCGGCGCGTAGTGATCAACCCCGCGCTCGGCTGCGGGCGCTGCGAAGATTGCCTGGCCGGCCAGCAGTGCCTGTGCGCCGGCTTCCGCGTGTTTGGCGAGCACGTGCCGGGCGGCCTGGCCGAGTATGCCGTCGCGCCGGCTACCAATCTATACGCCATCCCCGGCGATTTCCCGTTCGTCGAAGCCGCCGCTGTGCCGCTGGCCTACCAGACGGCCTGGCGCGCGCTGATCGGCCAGGCCCGGCTGCGTGCCGGCGAGCGCGTGCTGATCCTCGGCGCGGGCGGTGGGGTGGCCTCGGCCGCCATCCAGATCGCGCACCTGGCCGGCGCGTATGTCTATGCTGCTACCAGCACTGAGCAGAAGCAGCAGCGCGCGCTTGAGCTAGGCGCCGACGAGACGATCAACTACCGGCAGGCCGATGTCTCACAGGAGATCTGGCGCCGCACGGGTAAGCGCGGTGTCGACGTGGTGCTCGAAAACGTCGGCCCGGCCACCTGGTCGGGCAGCCTGCGCGCGCTCCGCAAGGGCGGCCGCCTGGTGACCTTCGGCGCCACTACCGGGCGCTTCGCCGAGACCGACCTGAACCTGCTGTTTTGGAAGCAGGCCAGCCTGATCGGCTCGACCATGGCGACGTACGCGGAATTCGAGGCGGTGATGCAGCTGGTGTTTAGCCGCCGGCTGCGCCCGGTGATCGACCGGGTGCTGCCGCTGAGCGCAGGCGCCGAGGCCCAGCGCATCCTCGCGGCCGGCGAGCAGTTCGGCAAGATCGTGCTCGAGCCTTAA
- a CDS encoding DUF2330 domain-containing protein, whose translation MHDRTCAGVRASARLLLAGLALLGLGAPAAALACGMPLAARMPSEQALIIFAGGREQIITSVHLQADGPGAAVIFPVPGLPEVSVLARTDLFEYLAEATKPDLRTVEVAQAPGAAPPDGQAGGGVVVLGREQIGGYDLARLSADDPGALQAWLDLNGYRAPPGAGPIVQAYIAEGWKFVAVKLAAGQPADGALAPLRMAFDAQAIVYPMRLGALSDQPVDVLLYIAAEHRVSIPALTLEYASPIAQLSPAPPAEHAELLRAPFLTKLRGSLAPASLTADFVAERAPDDRPYRLVLTRRVYVAGRAPAGSGVGLVLGLALAIMASAAALGVAVGLRRRIDRLAGPDPDEDEDA comes from the coding sequence ATGCATGATCGAACGTGCGCGGGCGTGCGGGCGTCGGCCCGGCTGCTGCTGGCCGGCCTGGCGCTGCTAGGCCTGGGTGCGCCGGCGGCGGCGCTGGCGTGTGGCATGCCGCTGGCGGCGCGCATGCCTTCCGAGCAGGCGCTGATCATATTTGCCGGCGGCCGCGAGCAGATTATCACCAGCGTACATTTGCAGGCCGACGGGCCGGGCGCGGCGGTGATCTTTCCGGTGCCGGGCCTGCCCGAGGTGAGTGTGCTCGCGCGCACCGACCTGTTCGAGTACCTGGCCGAGGCCACCAAGCCCGATCTGCGCACGGTCGAGGTGGCGCAGGCGCCGGGTGCTGCGCCGCCCGATGGGCAGGCCGGCGGCGGGGTGGTGGTGCTGGGGCGCGAGCAGATCGGCGGCTATGACCTGGCCCGCCTCAGCGCCGACGACCCAGGCGCGCTGCAGGCATGGCTCGATCTGAACGGCTACCGCGCGCCGCCGGGCGCCGGGCCGATCGTGCAGGCGTATATCGCCGAGGGTTGGAAGTTCGTGGCGGTGAAGCTGGCGGCCGGCCAGCCCGCCGATGGCGCGCTTGCGCCACTGCGCATGGCCTTCGACGCGCAGGCGATCGTCTACCCCATGCGCCTGGGCGCCCTATCCGACCAGCCGGTCGATGTGCTGCTGTATATCGCCGCCGAGCACCGCGTCAGCATCCCGGCGCTGACACTCGAGTATGCCAGCCCGATCGCGCAGCTTAGCCCGGCGCCGCCGGCCGAGCACGCCGAGCTGCTGCGCGCGCCATTCCTCACCAAGCTGCGCGGCAGCCTGGCGCCTGCGTCGCTCACCGCCGATTTCGTGGCCGAGCGCGCGCCCGACGACCGCCCCTACCGCCTGGTGCTCACCCGCAGGGTGTATGTCGCGGGCCGGGCGCCGGCCGGCAGTGGCGTGGGGCTGGTGCTTGGCCTGGCGCTGGCGATCATGGCCAGCGCCGCCGCCCTGGGCGTGGCGGTTGGGCTGCGCCGGCGGATTGATCGGCTCGCCGGCCCCGACCCCGACGAGGACGAGGATGCGTGA
- a CDS encoding long-chain fatty acid--CoA ligase, protein MPTTDRPWLAHYDAGVPHTIDVPPIALPELLASAAREFPRAPATLFYGAELSYAELDRLATRCAAGLRAAGVQPGERVALVLPNVPQAVICYYGALRAGAVVVLANPLFEAGSLIRQVEDAQATSIVALSMFHPLVAQVRERVSFERVIYTNLKEYLPTTQRRLFTLLRQEREGHLVPGAEADRSLWLARMLEPASAAAALPPIDPSAPAVILYTGGTTGEAKGVVHSHRSLVANALQTSAWVPELRRGRERVLCALPFSHAYGMTACMNFAVQLAAAMILLPTFETQNVLHAIRRDRPTLFPGVPPMYAAITDVKDARGYGLASLRACLSGAAPLPIEVQEGFERITRARLVEGYGLSEAGPVTHVNPLGATQRRGFIGVPLPSTDARIVDADSGADLPPGQIGELLVRGPQLMQGYWGRPAETAEALTPDGWLRTGDLARMDAAGFFQVIERKKEMIVAGRYNIYPRDIEEVLYEHPKVLDAAVAGVPRSGGTTDVKAFVVLRRGESATADEILQFLRERLSAYKLPSAVEFREALPRSFIGKVLRRILVEGEQTPGE, encoded by the coding sequence ATGCCCACGACCGACCGACCCTGGCTGGCCCACTACGACGCGGGCGTGCCGCATACGATCGACGTGCCGCCGATCGCCTTGCCCGAGCTGCTGGCGTCCGCCGCGCGCGAGTTCCCGCGTGCCCCGGCCACGCTGTTCTACGGCGCCGAGCTGAGCTACGCCGAGCTCGATCGGCTGGCGACGCGCTGCGCGGCTGGCCTGCGTGCGGCCGGAGTGCAGCCAGGCGAGCGGGTGGCCCTGGTGTTGCCAAACGTGCCGCAGGCGGTGATCTGCTACTACGGCGCGCTGCGTGCCGGTGCCGTGGTGGTGCTGGCTAACCCGCTGTTCGAAGCCGGCAGCTTGATCCGCCAGGTCGAGGATGCCCAGGCTACATCGATCGTGGCGCTGAGCATGTTCCACCCGCTAGTGGCCCAGGTGCGCGAGCGCGTGAGCTTCGAGCGGGTCATTTATACCAACCTGAAAGAATACCTTCCTACCACACAGCGGCGCCTGTTCACGCTGCTGCGCCAAGAGCGCGAGGGCCACCTGGTGCCGGGCGCCGAGGCCGACCGCTCGCTGTGGCTTGCGCGCATGCTCGAGCCGGCCAGCGCCGCCGCCGCGCTGCCGCCGATCGACCCATCCGCGCCGGCGGTGATCCTGTACACCGGCGGCACCACCGGCGAGGCCAAGGGCGTGGTGCATAGCCACCGCAGCCTGGTGGCCAACGCGCTCCAGACCAGCGCCTGGGTGCCCGAGCTGCGGCGTGGCCGCGAGCGCGTGCTGTGCGCATTACCGTTCTCGCACGCCTACGGCATGACCGCGTGCATGAACTTTGCCGTGCAGCTGGCCGCCGCGATGATCCTACTGCCAACCTTCGAGACTCAGAATGTACTGCATGCGATCCGGCGCGACCGGCCGACGCTGTTCCCTGGCGTGCCGCCGATGTACGCGGCGATCACCGACGTGAAAGACGCGCGCGGCTACGGCCTGGCCTCGCTGCGTGCCTGCCTGAGCGGCGCCGCCCCGCTACCGATCGAGGTGCAGGAAGGCTTCGAGCGCATCACCCGCGCGCGGCTGGTCGAGGGCTACGGCCTGAGCGAGGCCGGCCCGGTGACGCATGTCAACCCGCTTGGCGCGACCCAGCGGCGCGGCTTTATCGGCGTGCCGCTGCCCTCCACCGATGCACGGATCGTCGATGCCGACAGCGGCGCCGACCTGCCGCCCGGACAGATCGGCGAGCTGCTGGTGCGCGGGCCACAGCTGATGCAGGGCTACTGGGGCCGCCCGGCCGAGACGGCCGAGGCGCTGACGCCCGACGGCTGGCTGCGCACCGGCGACCTGGCGCGTATGGATGCCGCAGGCTTCTTCCAGGTGATCGAGCGCAAGAAGGAGATGATCGTGGCCGGGCGCTACAACATCTACCCACGCGATATCGAAGAGGTGCTGTACGAGCACCCCAAGGTGCTCGATGCCGCTGTGGCCGGTGTGCCGCGCAGCGGCGGCACCACCGATGTGAAGGCGTTTGTGGTGCTGCGCCGCGGCGAGAGCGCAACCGCCGACGAGATCTTGCAGTTCTTGCGCGAGCGGCTGAGCGCCTACAAGCTGCCCAGCGCGGTCGAGTTTCGCGAGGCGCTACCACGCTCGTTTATCGGCAAAGTCCTGCGGCGAATTCTGGTCGAGGGCGAGCAGACGCCGGGCGAGTGA